A part of Nodularia sp. LEGE 06071 genomic DNA contains:
- a CDS encoding cytochrome c oxidase subunit I → MTNIPLAGISHPGENPGGWKQYFSFSTDHKVIGIQYLVTSFIFFLVGGMFAMVIRGELITPESDLVDRTVYNGMFTMHGTIMLFLWTFPSLVGFANYLVPLMIGARDMAFPRLNAVAFWMVPVVGTLLMASFLVPGGPAQAGWWSYPPVSLQNPTGNLINGQVLWLLAVAISGVSSIMGAVNFVTTIVKMRAPGMGFFRMPLFVWAVFSAQIIQLFGLPALTAGAVMLLLDLTAGTAFFNPSHGGNPVMFQHYFWFYSHPAVYVIILPIFGIFSEIFPVYSRKPLFGYKVVAISSMLIAVVSGIVWVHHMYVSGTPGWMRLIFMLTTMFVSVPTGIKVFAWVATIWGGKLRLDTAMLFSLGALVMFVFAGITGIMLSSVPVDVHVNNTYFVVGHFHYVLFGTVTMGLYSAIYHWFPKMTGRMYYEGWGKLHFWLTFIGTNLNFLPMHPLGLQGMLRRVSSYAPEYEFWNIIASLGGFLLGMSTLPFIFNMVVSWMQGEKAPDNPWHAIGLEWMVSSPPPVENFEQIPIIISEPYGYGKTEPLTANNPALKNAD, encoded by the coding sequence ATGACAAATATCCCTCTCGCAGGCATCAGTCACCCTGGTGAGAACCCAGGTGGCTGGAAGCAATACTTCAGCTTTAGCACCGACCACAAGGTAATTGGTATACAGTACCTTGTCACCTCATTTATCTTCTTTCTCGTCGGCGGTATGTTCGCAATGGTAATTCGGGGAGAACTAATTACACCCGAATCAGACCTAGTTGACCGGACAGTATATAACGGAATGTTCACCATGCACGGCACTATCATGCTGTTTTTGTGGACATTTCCCTCCCTAGTCGGCTTTGCCAACTATCTAGTCCCGCTAATGATTGGGGCGCGAGATATGGCATTTCCCCGACTCAATGCTGTGGCCTTTTGGATGGTGCCGGTCGTCGGAACACTGTTAATGGCCAGTTTCTTAGTCCCTGGTGGCCCAGCCCAAGCCGGTTGGTGGTCTTACCCACCAGTTAGTCTGCAAAACCCCACCGGTAACTTGATTAATGGTCAAGTGCTGTGGTTACTAGCAGTAGCCATATCCGGCGTATCCTCAATTATGGGGGCAGTAAACTTTGTCACCACCATTGTGAAAATGCGCGCCCCAGGTATGGGCTTCTTTCGGATGCCTTTATTTGTCTGGGCAGTATTTAGCGCCCAAATTATCCAATTATTTGGATTACCAGCACTTACAGCAGGTGCAGTCATGCTGTTACTAGACCTGACAGCTGGTACTGCCTTTTTCAACCCCAGCCACGGGGGTAATCCAGTCATGTTTCAGCATTACTTCTGGTTTTACTCCCACCCTGCCGTTTACGTGATCATTCTGCCCATCTTTGGGATTTTCTCAGAAATATTCCCTGTCTACTCCCGCAAACCATTGTTTGGCTACAAAGTAGTTGCCATTTCCTCAATGTTAATTGCCGTAGTCAGTGGTATTGTCTGGGTACACCATATGTATGTCAGTGGTACACCAGGCTGGATGCGGTTGATATTCATGCTGACCACCATGTTTGTATCCGTACCGACAGGCATTAAAGTATTTGCCTGGGTAGCCACCATTTGGGGCGGTAAACTGCGGCTAGATACAGCCATGCTGTTTTCCCTGGGTGCTTTAGTAATGTTCGTCTTTGCAGGCATCACAGGCATTATGCTGTCCTCAGTACCTGTAGACGTTCACGTAAATAATACATACTTTGTCGTCGGTCACTTTCACTACGTTCTTTTTGGCACAGTCACGATGGGCTTATATTCTGCCATCTACCACTGGTTCCCCAAAATGACCGGACGGATGTACTACGAAGGCTGGGGTAAACTACACTTTTGGTTAACATTCATTGGCACTAACCTCAACTTTCTGCCCATGCACCCATTAGGATTGCAAGGAATGTTACGCCGAGTTTCCTCCTACGCCCCAGAATACGAATTTTGGAACATTATCGCTAGCCTGGGCGGATTTCTCTTAGGAATGTCTACCTTACCCTTCATTTTCAACATGGTAGTTTCCTGGATGCAAGGCGAAAAAGCCCCCGATAATCCCTGGCACGCCATTGGACTAGAGTGGATGGTTTCCTCACCCCCCCCAGTGGAAAACTTTGAACAAATTCCCATCATCATCTCCGAACCCTACGGCTACGGTAAAACAGAACCCTTAACAGCCAACAATCCCGCATTAAAAAACGCAGACTAA
- a CDS encoding cytochrome c oxidase subunit 3, which translates to MDSSINPDELQLPHHNSGVEHEHDEEGNKMFGFIVFLLSESVIFLSFFAGYIVYKTTTPNWLPAGVSGLEITEPAINTVILVSSSFVIYLAERALQNHNLKQFRLYLAATMAMGSYFLVGQGIEWSNLEFGFTSGVYGGMFYLLTGFHGLHVFTGILLQLIIFVRSFFPGNYESGHFGVNATSLFWHFVDVIWIVLFILIYIWQ; encoded by the coding sequence ATGGACAGTTCCATCAACCCAGACGAATTACAACTACCTCACCATAACTCAGGCGTTGAACACGAACACGACGAAGAAGGCAACAAAATGTTTGGCTTCATCGTGTTCCTCCTCTCAGAAAGCGTCATCTTCCTGAGTTTCTTCGCCGGATATATCGTCTACAAAACCACAACTCCCAACTGGCTACCAGCCGGAGTTTCAGGACTAGAAATCACAGAACCTGCAATCAACACAGTTATTCTGGTTTCCAGTAGCTTCGTGATTTACTTAGCAGAACGCGCCCTGCAAAACCACAATTTAAAGCAATTTCGCCTGTATCTCGCCGCCACTATGGCAATGGGTAGCTACTTTTTAGTGGGACAAGGTATTGAATGGAGTAACCTAGAATTTGGCTTCACTTCCGGGGTATACGGTGGGATGTTCTACCTGCTAACTGGTTTTCACGGTTTGCACGTTTTCACCGGTATTCTGTTGCAGTTAATTATTTTTGTGCGTTCTTTTTTCCCTGGGAACTACGAGTCAGGTCACTTTGGCGTGAATGCGACTTCGTTATTTTGGCATTTTGTAGATGTGATTTGGATTGTTTTGTTTATTCTCATTTATATTTGGCAATAA